A single Lemur catta isolate mLemCat1 chromosome 20, mLemCat1.pri, whole genome shotgun sequence DNA region contains:
- the CLEC3A gene encoding C-type lectin domain family 3 member A: MAKNGLVICILVITLLLDQTTSLPSKLKARKHSKRRVKEKDGDLKTQVEKLWREVNALKEMQALQTVCLRGTKVHKKCYLASEALKHFHEANEDCISKGGTLVIPRNSDEINALRDYGKSSLPGVNDFWLGINDMVTEGKFVDVNGVAISFLNWDRAQPNGGKRENCVLFSQSTQGKWSDEACRSSKRYICEFTIPS, encoded by the exons ATGGCAAAGAATGGACTTGTAATTTGCATTCTGGTGATTACCTTACTCCTGGACCAGACCACCAGCCTCCCGTCCAAATTAAAAGCCAGGAAGCACAGTAAACGCCGAGTGAAAG AAAAGGATGGCGACCTGAAGACTCAAGTTGAAAAGCTCTGGAGAGAAGTCAATGCCCTGAAGGAAATGCAAGCCCTGCAGACAG TCTGTCTCCGAGGAACAAAAGTTCACAAGAAATGCTACCTTGCTTCAGAAGCCTTGAAGCATTTCCACGAAGCCAATGAAGACTGCATTTCCAAGGGAGGGACCCTGGTGATCCCCAGGAACTCCGACGAAATCAACGCCCTCCGAGACTATGGTAAAAGTAGCCTGCCAGGTGTCAATGACTTTTGGCTGGGCATCAATGACATGGTCACGGAAGGCAAGTTTGTTGATGTCAATGGAGTTGCTATCTCTTTCCTCAACTGGGACCGTGCGCAGCCTAATGGTGGCAAGCGGGAAAACTGTGTCCTGTTCTCCCAATCCACTCAGGGCAAGTGGAGTGACGAGGCCTGCCGCAGCAGCAAGAGGTACATATGCGAGTTTACCATCCCTTCGTAG